In a genomic window of Mycolicibacter heraklionensis:
- the rlmN gene encoding 23S rRNA (adenine(2503)-C(2))-methyltransferase RlmN: MTQQLVFTAPRRALPPRHLADLDADGVVAAVAELGLPAFRAKQLANQYYGRLIADPQQMTDLPAAVRSSVAEALFPTLLTAASEIECDAGETRKTLWRAHDHTKFESVLMRYPRRNTVCISSQAGCGMACPFCATGQAGLTRNLSTAEILEQVRAASVELRDRDHGRLSNIVFMGMGEPLANYARVVAAVRRIIEPAPNGFGISARSVTVSTVGLAPAIRKLADERLGVTLALSLHTPDDELRDTLVPVNNRWKVSEALDAARYYADVTGRRVSVEYALIRDVNDQPWRADLLGKKLHRALGPLVHVNLIPLNPTPGSEWDASPKPVEREFVRRVRAQGVECTVRDTRGREIAAACGQLAAENQ; the protein is encoded by the coding sequence ATGACGCAACAGCTGGTGTTCACCGCACCGCGGCGGGCACTTCCGCCGCGGCATCTGGCGGACCTCGACGCCGACGGTGTGGTGGCCGCGGTCGCCGAGCTGGGGCTGCCGGCCTTTCGCGCCAAGCAGCTGGCGAACCAGTACTACGGCCGGCTGATCGCCGACCCGCAGCAGATGACCGACCTGCCCGCTGCGGTGCGCTCCTCGGTGGCTGAGGCGCTGTTTCCCACCCTGCTGACCGCCGCCAGCGAGATCGAGTGCGACGCCGGTGAGACGCGTAAAACGTTGTGGCGGGCGCACGATCACACCAAGTTCGAGTCGGTGCTGATGCGCTATCCCCGCCGCAACACCGTCTGCATCTCCTCGCAGGCCGGGTGCGGCATGGCGTGCCCATTCTGTGCGACCGGCCAGGCCGGCCTCACCCGAAACCTCTCCACCGCCGAGATTCTCGAACAGGTGCGGGCGGCGTCCGTCGAACTCCGCGACAGAGACCACGGCAGACTCTCCAACATCGTGTTCATGGGGATGGGAGAGCCGCTGGCCAACTACGCCCGGGTGGTGGCCGCGGTACGGCGCATCATCGAGCCGGCACCCAACGGCTTCGGCATCTCAGCGCGGTCGGTGACGGTCTCCACGGTGGGACTGGCCCCGGCGATCCGCAAGCTCGCCGACGAGCGCCTCGGGGTGACGCTCGCGCTGTCGCTGCACACTCCCGACGACGAGTTGCGCGACACGCTTGTTCCGGTCAACAACCGGTGGAAGGTCTCCGAAGCCCTCGACGCCGCGCGTTACTACGCGGACGTGACCGGCCGGCGGGTGTCCGTGGAATACGCGCTGATCCGCGACGTCAACGACCAGCCGTGGCGGGCAGACCTATTGGGCAAAAAGCTGCACCGGGCGCTGGGACCGTTGGTGCACGTCAACCTGATTCCGCTCAATCCCACGCCGGGCAGCGAGTGGGATGCCAGCCCCAAGCCGGTGGAGCGGGAGTTCGTCCGGCGCGTCCGGGCGCAAGGCGTGGAATGCACGGTCCGCGACACCCGCGGCCGCGAAATCGCCGCGGCGTGTGGGCAATTGGCCGCCGAAAACCAGTGA
- the pyrH gene encoding UMP kinase yields the protein MTEPTSTDESRPSGRPPYSRVLLKLGGEMFGGGQVGLDPDVVAQVARQIAEVVRDGVQVAVVIGGGNFFRGAQLQQRGMERMRSDYMGMLGTVMNSLALQDFLEKEGIDTRVQTAITMGQVAEPYIPLRAQRHLEKGRVVIFGAGMGLPYFSTDTTAAQRALEIGAQVVLMAKAVDGVFTADPRTHPDAELLTSITHREVIDRGLKVADATAFSLCMDNGMPILVFNLLTDGNIARAVAGEKIGTLVTS from the coding sequence ATGACGGAGCCGACGAGTACCGACGAAAGCCGGCCGTCCGGCCGTCCCCCTTACTCCCGGGTTTTGCTCAAGCTCGGCGGGGAGATGTTCGGCGGCGGGCAAGTCGGCCTCGACCCCGATGTGGTCGCCCAGGTGGCCCGCCAGATCGCCGAAGTGGTCCGCGACGGTGTGCAGGTCGCGGTGGTGATCGGTGGCGGCAACTTCTTCCGGGGCGCCCAGCTTCAGCAGCGCGGCATGGAACGGATGCGCAGCGACTATATGGGCATGCTCGGCACCGTGATGAACAGCCTTGCGCTGCAAGACTTCCTGGAAAAGGAAGGCATCGACACCCGGGTGCAGACCGCGATCACCATGGGTCAGGTCGCCGAACCCTACATCCCGCTGCGGGCCCAGCGGCACCTGGAGAAGGGCCGGGTGGTGATCTTCGGCGCCGGCATGGGTCTGCCGTACTTCTCCACCGACACCACCGCGGCCCAACGGGCGCTGGAGATCGGCGCCCAGGTGGTGCTGATGGCCAAGGCGGTCGACGGGGTGTTCACCGCCGACCCGCGCACCCACCCCGACGCCGAACTGCTCACCTCGATCACCCATCGCGAGGTCATCGACCGCGGGCTGAAGGTGGCCGATGCCACCGCGTTCAGCCTGTGCATGGACAATGGCATGCCGATCCTGGTGTTCAACCTGTTGACCGATGGAAATATCGCGCGCGCGGTCGCGGGTGAGAAGATCGGGACACTGGTCACCAGCTGA
- a CDS encoding helix-turn-helix domain-containing protein → MVGYRALDVPDRVHRGMPSSTVTFIVSLDEGVEAADRADALMAARPTPIILGGLHEHASHVRQRRGQSGVQLAVHPMASRALFGVPAAELSVTDFDAAPMLGGRAVRLHEQLAAARSWPDAFALVSAYLVAEQRRRDNSVRPEVTYAWQLLQRSRGRVPVARIAEQVGLSQRHLTTLFRREVGRTPKAVAMLMRFEYATAQMADEARRCRHVDLAGIAVAAGYADQAHLTRDFVRYAGLSPGAWLAEEFQNIQDGGHAQRSQWGHDSFESDRLVDPASA, encoded by the coding sequence ATGGTGGGCTATCGCGCGCTCGACGTCCCCGACCGCGTTCACCGGGGGATGCCGTCGTCGACGGTGACCTTCATCGTCAGCCTCGACGAGGGGGTCGAGGCGGCCGATCGGGCCGACGCGCTGATGGCGGCCCGGCCGACCCCGATCATCCTGGGTGGATTGCACGAACACGCCAGCCATGTGCGACAGCGTCGCGGTCAATCCGGCGTTCAACTGGCGGTGCATCCGATGGCCTCGCGCGCACTGTTCGGTGTGCCGGCCGCCGAGCTGAGCGTAACCGACTTCGACGCGGCACCGATGTTGGGTGGCCGGGCGGTGCGCCTGCATGAGCAGCTCGCCGCCGCACGATCCTGGCCGGACGCGTTCGCGCTGGTGTCGGCGTACCTGGTGGCCGAACAGCGTCGCCGCGACAACAGCGTGCGGCCGGAGGTGACTTACGCCTGGCAGCTGCTGCAGCGCAGCCGGGGGAGGGTTCCCGTCGCGCGCATCGCCGAGCAGGTGGGACTGAGCCAACGCCATCTGACCACGCTGTTTCGCCGCGAGGTCGGCCGCACTCCGAAGGCGGTGGCCATGCTGATGCGCTTCGAATACGCGACCGCCCAAATGGCCGATGAGGCTCGCCGGTGTCGGCATGTCGACCTGGCGGGTATTGCGGTTGCTGCCGGATACGCCGATCAGGCTCACCTGACCCGCGACTTCGTTCGGTACGCCGGGCTCTCACCGGGAGCCTGGCTGGCCGAGGAGTTCCAAAACATTCAAGACGGCGGCCATGCGCAGCGCTCACAGTGGGGACATGACAGCTTCGAATCCGACCGTCTGGTTGACCCTGCAAGCGCATGA
- a CDS encoding ArsR/SmtB family transcription factor: MVWAVPNSLHQVKAEFFKTLGHPARIRVLELLAERDHTVSELIPETGLEASNLSQQLGVLRRAGVVTAAKDGNAVVYSIASPVITELLAVARKALTGMLNEQVAILDDLRAGQ; this comes from the coding sequence ATGGTCTGGGCTGTGCCGAACTCGCTGCATCAGGTGAAAGCCGAGTTCTTCAAGACCCTCGGGCACCCCGCCCGGATCCGGGTCCTCGAATTGCTCGCCGAACGTGACCACACCGTCAGCGAGCTGATCCCGGAGACCGGGCTCGAGGCGTCGAATCTGTCCCAACAGCTGGGTGTCCTGCGCCGCGCAGGCGTGGTGACGGCCGCCAAAGACGGCAACGCGGTGGTCTACTCCATCGCCTCGCCGGTGATCACCGAACTGCTCGCGGTGGCACGCAAAGCGCTGACCGGGATGCTCAACGAGCAAGTTGCCATCCTCGATGACCTGCGGGCGGGGCAATGA
- a CDS encoding M50 family metallopeptidase has product MMFAVGIALFALAILVSVALHECGHMWVARATGMKVRRYFVGFGTTLWSTRRGETEYGLKAIPAGGFCDIAGMTAVEELEPDEVDRAMYKQKTWKRVAVLAAGPAMNFVIGLVLVYSIAVIWGLPNLHAPTTAVIGETACVAPEVVKGELGSCSGPGPAALAGIESGDVVVKVGDTPVTTFEEMAAAVRKQHGRTPIVVERDGSTLTKYVDVTPTQRWIADGPDREAVPSTVGAIGVGAAQFGPTKYNPVTAVPATFSFSGDLSVLLGKSLANIPSKVGALVHAIGNPHGERDPETPISVVGASIIGGDTVDHGLWVAFWFFLAQLNFILGVLNLVPLLPFDGGHIAIALYEKLRNMVRSARGKVAAAPVNYLKLMPATYVVLVVVVGYMLLTVTADLVNPIRLF; this is encoded by the coding sequence ATGATGTTCGCGGTCGGCATCGCGCTGTTCGCGCTGGCCATCCTGGTTTCGGTGGCGCTGCATGAGTGCGGTCACATGTGGGTGGCGCGCGCCACCGGTATGAAGGTGCGGCGCTACTTCGTCGGCTTCGGAACGACGTTGTGGTCGACGCGACGCGGCGAGACCGAATACGGCCTCAAAGCGATCCCGGCCGGCGGCTTCTGTGACATCGCGGGCATGACCGCGGTGGAGGAATTGGAGCCCGACGAGGTCGACCGCGCCATGTACAAGCAGAAGACCTGGAAGCGGGTGGCCGTGCTGGCCGCCGGCCCCGCCATGAACTTCGTCATCGGTCTGGTGCTGGTCTACTCGATCGCGGTGATCTGGGGCCTGCCCAACCTGCACGCGCCCACCACCGCGGTCATCGGCGAAACAGCTTGTGTGGCACCCGAAGTCGTCAAGGGCGAACTGGGCAGCTGCTCGGGCCCCGGCCCGGCTGCGCTTGCCGGCATCGAATCGGGTGACGTGGTGGTGAAGGTCGGCGACACGCCGGTGACGACCTTCGAGGAGATGGCCGCCGCGGTACGCAAACAGCACGGCCGGACCCCGATCGTCGTCGAACGCGACGGCAGCACACTCACCAAATACGTCGACGTGACGCCCACCCAGCGCTGGATCGCCGACGGCCCCGACCGCGAGGCCGTCCCCAGCACCGTCGGCGCCATCGGGGTGGGCGCCGCCCAGTTCGGCCCGACCAAGTACAACCCGGTCACCGCGGTGCCGGCCACCTTCTCCTTCAGCGGAGACCTGTCGGTGCTGCTGGGTAAGTCGCTGGCCAACATCCCCTCCAAGGTCGGTGCGCTGGTGCACGCCATCGGCAACCCGCACGGGGAGCGTGACCCGGAGACCCCGATCAGTGTGGTGGGCGCGTCGATCATCGGCGGCGACACCGTCGACCACGGCCTGTGGGTGGCGTTCTGGTTCTTCCTGGCTCAGCTGAACTTCATTCTGGGTGTGCTGAACCTGGTGCCACTGCTGCCGTTCGACGGTGGGCACATCGCGATCGCGCTCTACGAGAAGCTCCGCAACATGGTCCGGTCGGCCCGCGGGAAGGTCGCCGCGGCACCGGTGAACTATCTCAAGCTGATGCCGGCCACCTACGTAGTCTTGGTGGTGGTGGTCGGCTACATGCTGCTCACCGTGACCGCCGACTTGGTCAATCCGATCAGGCTGTTTTGA
- the frr gene encoding ribosome recycling factor codes for MIDEALFDAEEKMEKAVSVARDDLSTIRTGRANPGMFSRIVIDYYGSITPITQLCSINVPEARLVVIKPYEASQLGPIENAIRNSDLGLNPSNDGSLIRVAVPQLTEERRKELVKQAKAKGEDAKVSVRNIRRKAMEELHRIRKDGEAGEDEVGRAEKDLDRSTQQYVTQIDELVKHKEGELLEV; via the coding sequence ATGATCGACGAGGCTCTCTTCGATGCCGAAGAGAAAATGGAAAAGGCCGTGTCGGTGGCCCGTGACGACCTCTCGACCATCCGCACCGGCCGGGCCAACCCGGGCATGTTCTCGCGGATCGTCATCGACTACTACGGGTCGATCACCCCGATCACCCAGTTGTGCAGTATCAACGTGCCCGAGGCACGGCTGGTGGTGATCAAGCCCTACGAGGCGTCGCAGCTGGGCCCCATCGAGAACGCGATCCGCAACTCCGACCTCGGCCTGAACCCCAGCAACGACGGTTCGCTGATCCGGGTGGCGGTGCCGCAGCTGACCGAGGAACGGCGCAAGGAGCTGGTCAAGCAGGCCAAGGCCAAGGGGGAGGACGCCAAGGTCTCGGTGCGCAACATTCGTCGCAAGGCGATGGAAGAGCTGCACCGCATCCGCAAAGACGGCGAGGCCGGCGAGGACGAGGTCGGCCGGGCGGAGAAGGACCTGGACCGCTCCACCCAGCAATACGTGACTCAGATCGACGAGCTGGTCAAGCACAAAGAAGGCGAGCTGCTGGAGGTCTAG
- a CDS encoding NADH-quinone oxidoreductase subunit B family protein produces MSWFTRIRALGRITEPAGARPPAATDPPAGVAGSLQIRHVDAGSCNGCEIEIAGAFGPVYDAERFGARLVASPRHADALLVTGVVTRNMAEPLRNTLEATPQPRKVIACGDCALNRGVFAKSYATVGAVGEVVEVDVEIPGCPPTPEQILAALRSVTGR; encoded by the coding sequence ATGAGCTGGTTCACGAGAATCCGTGCGCTGGGCCGAATCACCGAACCGGCCGGTGCCCGCCCACCGGCAGCCACCGACCCGCCGGCGGGCGTCGCGGGGTCGTTGCAGATTCGCCATGTCGACGCCGGATCGTGCAACGGTTGCGAGATCGAGATCGCCGGGGCGTTCGGCCCGGTGTACGACGCCGAACGATTCGGCGCCCGGCTCGTCGCCTCGCCGCGTCACGCCGACGCCCTGCTGGTCACCGGGGTGGTCACCCGCAATATGGCCGAGCCGCTGCGCAACACCCTGGAGGCCACCCCGCAGCCCCGAAAGGTCATCGCGTGCGGCGACTGCGCGCTCAATCGCGGGGTGTTCGCGAAGTCGTATGCAACCGTGGGGGCGGTCGGCGAGGTGGTCGAAGTCGATGTCGAAATTCCCGGTTGTCCGCCGACACCCGAGCAGATCCTCGCCGCGCTGCGGTCGGTGACCGGCCGGTGA
- a CDS encoding DUF2631 domain-containing protein — translation MASTEVERHNGVDPVEVPSAAWGWSAINYRTWHIVGFGIVGFLLLMLRGNHIGHVEDYFLLGFAALTLFVVVRDIIGRNRGWLR, via the coding sequence GTGGCCAGTACCGAGGTGGAGCGCCACAACGGAGTTGACCCTGTCGAGGTGCCGTCTGCAGCGTGGGGTTGGAGCGCGATCAACTACCGCACCTGGCACATCGTCGGTTTCGGCATCGTCGGTTTCTTACTGCTCATGCTGCGTGGCAACCACATCGGCCACGTCGAGGACTACTTCCTGCTGGGCTTCGCCGCCCTGACGCTGTTCGTCGTGGTGCGCGACATCATCGGCCGCAACCGCGGCTGGCTGCGCTAA
- a CDS encoding VOC family protein yields the protein MTASNPTVWLTLQAHDARKLIDYYVDTFGFVVTARHGDDGETVAHAELRWPEGVGGVMLGSYKPGSDWCREPGTAGGFVVTTDPDGLYRRVVERHAEVIRPLTDTDYGAREFAVRDPEGNLWSFGNYAGAQ from the coding sequence ATGACAGCTTCGAATCCGACCGTCTGGTTGACCCTGCAAGCGCATGACGCGCGCAAACTCATCGACTACTACGTCGACACCTTCGGTTTCGTCGTCACGGCCCGCCACGGCGATGACGGCGAGACCGTCGCCCACGCCGAACTGCGCTGGCCAGAGGGCGTCGGCGGCGTCATGCTCGGCAGCTACAAACCCGGTAGCGACTGGTGCCGGGAACCCGGCACCGCGGGTGGCTTCGTCGTCACCACCGACCCCGACGGCCTCTACCGGCGGGTCGTGGAACGCCACGCCGAGGTGATCCGACCGCTCACCGACACCGACTACGGCGCCCGTGAGTTCGCCGTCCGCGACCCGGAGGGCAACCTGTGGAGCTTCGGCAACTACGCGGGAGCACAATAG
- a CDS encoding phosphatidate cytidylyltransferase, whose amino-acid sequence MADHDTGVDAADSQPKQSRAGRNLPAAIAVGVLLGGTLVYTLLFAPRFWVLILAVAAPVATHEITRRLREVGYDVPFIPLALGGQAMLWLSLLFGARGVLGAFGATVVIVMMWRLVGQGLHNAPVNYLRDMSATILIAVWVPLCMSFAALLVFRDDGPGRVLCLLFPVVFSDIGGYAVGVLFGKHPMAPAISPKKSWEGLAGSLVLGVAAAVFAVTMFLDRPWWVGLPLGLLLVVTGVFGDLIESQVKRDLGIKDMGRLLPGHGGIMDRLDALLPSAVVTWIVLTVLP is encoded by the coding sequence GTGGCAGACCACGACACCGGCGTAGACGCCGCGGATTCGCAGCCGAAACAGTCGCGAGCCGGACGCAATCTCCCCGCGGCCATCGCCGTGGGTGTACTGCTGGGCGGGACGCTGGTCTACACGCTGCTGTTCGCGCCGCGCTTCTGGGTGCTGATTCTGGCGGTGGCCGCTCCGGTTGCCACCCATGAGATCACCAGGCGGCTGCGTGAAGTCGGCTACGACGTGCCGTTCATCCCGCTGGCACTCGGCGGCCAGGCCATGCTGTGGCTGTCGCTGCTGTTCGGCGCGAGGGGAGTGCTCGGCGCCTTCGGCGCCACCGTGGTGATCGTCATGATGTGGCGGCTGGTCGGTCAAGGGCTGCACAACGCCCCGGTGAACTACCTGCGGGACATGTCGGCGACGATTCTGATCGCGGTCTGGGTGCCGCTGTGCATGAGCTTCGCGGCGCTGCTGGTCTTTCGCGACGACGGCCCGGGCCGGGTGCTGTGCCTGCTGTTCCCGGTGGTCTTCTCCGACATCGGCGGCTACGCCGTGGGCGTGCTGTTCGGCAAGCATCCGATGGCGCCGGCGATCAGCCCGAAGAAATCCTGGGAGGGTCTGGCGGGATCGCTGGTGCTCGGTGTTGCCGCGGCGGTGTTCGCGGTCACGATGTTCCTCGACCGGCCGTGGTGGGTGGGCCTGCCGCTGGGCCTGCTGCTCGTGGTCACCGGGGTCTTCGGCGACCTGATCGAATCCCAGGTCAAACGCGATCTGGGCATCAAGGACATGGGCCGGCTGCTGCCCGGCCACGGCGGGATCATGGACCGGCTCGACGCGCTGCTTCCGTCGGCCGTGGTGACCTGGATCGTGCTGACCGTGCTGCCCTGA
- the dxr gene encoding 1-deoxy-D-xylulose-5-phosphate reductoisomerase: MTTGRRIKVLLLGSTGSIGTQALQVVAANPDRFEIVGLAAGGGNAALLAAQRAETGVANIAVADAQVGEALDAPYCGPEAVTRLVQDTEADVVLNALVGALGLRPTLAALETGARLALANKESLIAGGPLVLQAAQPGQIVPVDSEHSAIAQCLRSGTPDEVAKIVLTASGGPFRGFSAAELEGVTPEQAGAHPTWSMGPMNTLNSASLVNKGLELIETHLLFGVPYERIDVVVHPQSIVHSMVTFTDGSTIAQASPPDMRLPIALALGWPARVPGAAAACDFTCASTWEFEPLDDAVFPAVQLARQAGQTGGCMTAVYNAANEEAAEAFLSGRISFPAIVGTIAEVLGAADQWAAQPATVDEVLDAQRWAKERAARAVEATATRKVGSTR; encoded by the coding sequence GTGACCACGGGGCGCCGGATCAAAGTTCTGCTGTTGGGCTCCACCGGCTCGATCGGAACCCAGGCGTTGCAGGTCGTCGCGGCGAACCCGGACCGCTTCGAGATCGTCGGACTGGCCGCCGGAGGCGGCAACGCGGCGCTGCTGGCCGCCCAACGCGCCGAGACTGGGGTCGCTAACATCGCCGTCGCCGACGCACAGGTCGGCGAAGCGCTCGATGCCCCCTACTGCGGACCTGAGGCCGTCACCCGCTTGGTGCAGGACACCGAGGCCGACGTGGTCCTCAACGCCTTGGTCGGCGCGCTCGGACTGCGGCCCACGCTGGCGGCGCTGGAAACCGGGGCCCGGCTGGCCCTGGCCAACAAGGAATCGCTGATCGCCGGCGGCCCGCTGGTGCTGCAGGCCGCCCAGCCCGGCCAGATCGTGCCGGTGGACTCCGAGCACTCGGCGATCGCCCAGTGCTTGCGCTCCGGCACGCCCGATGAGGTCGCCAAGATCGTGCTCACCGCTTCCGGTGGGCCGTTCCGGGGTTTCAGCGCTGCCGAGCTGGAAGGCGTCACGCCCGAACAGGCCGGTGCCCACCCGACCTGGTCGATGGGCCCGATGAACACGCTGAACTCGGCCTCGCTGGTGAACAAGGGCCTCGAGCTCATCGAAACCCACCTGCTGTTCGGTGTTCCCTACGAGCGAATCGACGTGGTCGTTCACCCGCAGTCGATCGTGCATTCCATGGTCACCTTCACCGACGGCTCGACGATCGCCCAGGCCAGCCCGCCGGACATGCGCCTGCCGATCGCGCTGGCCCTGGGCTGGCCGGCTCGGGTGCCCGGGGCGGCCGCGGCCTGCGACTTCACATGCGCCTCTACCTGGGAGTTCGAGCCGCTGGACGACGCCGTATTCCCGGCGGTGCAGCTGGCTCGCCAGGCCGGTCAGACCGGCGGCTGTATGACCGCCGTCTACAACGCCGCCAACGAGGAGGCCGCCGAAGCCTTCCTCAGCGGGCGGATCAGCTTCCCCGCGATCGTGGGCACCATCGCCGAGGTGCTGGGCGCCGCCGACCAGTGGGCCGCGCAACCCGCTACCGTGGATGAGGTACTCGATGCGCAGCGCTGGGCCAAGGAACGAGCGGCTCGCGCCGTCGAGGCGACAGCTACAAGAAAGGTCGGAAGCACCCGATGA
- the ispG gene encoding flavodoxin-dependent (E)-4-hydroxy-3-methylbut-2-enyl-diphosphate synthase: MSVGLGMPTAPPPTLAPRRKTRQLMVGGVGVGSDYPIAVQSMCTTKTHDVNATLQQIAALTASGCDIVRVACPRQEDADALAEIARHSQIPVIADIHFQPKYIFAAIDAGCAAVRVNPGNIKEFDGRVGEVAKAAGAAGIPIRIGVNAGSLDQRFLAKYGKATPEALVESALWEASLFEEHGFGDLKISVKHNDPVVMVAAYQQLAERCDYPLHLGVTEAGPAFQGTIKSAVAFGALLSRGIGDTIRVSLSAPPVEEVKVGNQILESLNLRPRGLEIVSCPSCGRAQVDVYRLANEVTAGLEGIDVPLRVAVMGCVVNGPGEAREADLGVASGNGKGQIFVKGEVIKTVPEAQIVETLIEEALRLAEQMGDGSPGGSPTVAVS, translated from the coding sequence ATGAGCGTCGGCCTAGGAATGCCGACCGCCCCTCCGCCGACGCTGGCGCCGCGTCGCAAGACCCGCCAGCTGATGGTCGGCGGGGTCGGGGTGGGCAGCGACTATCCGATCGCGGTGCAGTCGATGTGCACCACCAAGACCCATGACGTCAACGCGACATTGCAACAGATCGCGGCGCTGACCGCCTCGGGCTGTGACATCGTGCGGGTGGCCTGCCCCCGGCAGGAGGACGCCGACGCGCTCGCCGAGATCGCCCGGCACAGCCAGATCCCGGTGATCGCCGACATCCACTTCCAGCCCAAGTACATCTTCGCCGCGATCGACGCCGGCTGTGCCGCGGTCCGGGTGAACCCGGGCAACATCAAGGAGTTCGACGGCCGAGTCGGCGAGGTGGCCAAGGCGGCCGGCGCAGCCGGCATCCCGATCCGGATCGGCGTCAACGCCGGTTCGTTGGACCAGCGGTTCTTGGCCAAGTACGGCAAGGCCACCCCCGAAGCGCTGGTGGAGTCCGCGCTGTGGGAAGCCTCGTTGTTCGAGGAGCACGGCTTCGGCGATCTCAAGATCAGTGTCAAGCACAACGACCCGGTCGTGATGGTGGCGGCCTATCAACAGCTGGCCGAGCGTTGCGACTACCCGCTGCACCTGGGCGTCACCGAGGCCGGCCCGGCCTTCCAGGGCACCATCAAGTCCGCCGTGGCGTTCGGCGCGCTGCTGTCCCGCGGCATCGGCGACACCATCCGGGTGTCGCTGTCGGCGCCGCCGGTCGAAGAGGTCAAGGTCGGCAACCAGATCCTGGAGTCGCTCAACCTGCGGCCGCGGGGTCTGGAGATCGTGTCGTGTCCGTCGTGCGGGCGGGCTCAGGTGGACGTGTATCGGCTGGCCAACGAGGTCACCGCCGGGCTGGAGGGGATCGACGTCCCGCTGCGGGTCGCGGTGATGGGTTGTGTGGTCAACGGTCCCGGTGAGGCCCGCGAGGCTGATCTGGGTGTGGCGTCCGGCAACGGCAAGGGTCAGATCTTCGTCAAGGGCGAGGTGATCAAGACCGTTCCCGAGGCGCAGATCGTGGAGACCCTCATCGAGGAGGCTCTGCGCCTGGCGGAGCAGATGGGTGACGGATCTCCCGGCGGCTCGCCCACCGTCGCCGTAAGCTGA